The Bacillaceae bacterium S4-13-56 DNA window CAAATACCCTTTAAGAATTTTCACCTTCCGAACAGAACCAGTAAACTTCCCATCATAATCCCATTCAATTTCATGATCATATTTTAGATCCAGTCTTTCCTTTAACGCAAAAGCTTCGGAAACTGCTTCCTTGGGGGTATTAAAAAAGGAGTTTTTCCGATGCATTCCTTTTAACTTCAAGCCATCTCCTGCATTTACGTGATACAAAACACCAGCCATTATTTTGTCATCCTTTCAATTTTGGACGTACAACCTTCCGCTGGCAAATCTTTATACCAGATATTTTAGGAAGATTTTCCTCTACTACTAGTATACCCTTTGTTGTCAAAACATACCACCAAAGGGGCTCTCTTATTTAATCTTAAACGGGTCAAAACCTACTTTATCCACCTCTTTATTAAAATATCTTATGTTAAATGGTATACTAGAAGATAGAAAAAGAAATGACAATGGAGGTGTAATTATAATGAAAAATAAAAATAAATTTGAAAAGAATCAAAAGGTAAAACTTAATGTTACTTCAGAAATTGTCACAATATCCGATTGGAGTTATGTTCAAAATATGAAAAGATATTCGTATAGATTGAAAGAATATCCTCAAATGTTTTATTTTGAAGAAGAGTTAACGCCTGTTGATAAAGAATAAACAAGCCCCTTTTATCGAACAATCCATGTCGAATTTTTATCAGATTAGTTCTAAGTGGTTATAAGCGGATTAGTTTCCACTTCCTTATGTGAGTTGAAATAAAAGGGAACTTATATACAAGTCCCCTTCCTTTAGCCACTAATTTAATTAGAATTTCTGAAGTTATACCTCAATGATAACAGGCAAAATCATTGGCTTTTTCTTCAGTTCTTTAAACAAATATTGTCCCACCACTTTTCTCACACTTTGTTTAATCACAGACCATTGATTACGGTCTGTCTTTTTCATATCATTAAACGTTCTTGCAATTAATTGGTTCATATCTTTCATCAAATCTTCGGAATCGCGATTTAACACAAAGCCTCTCGTAATGGTGTCTGGTGAATTGATAAGAGTTTTATCACGACGACTCATGGTTAACACAACAACCACCATTCCATCCTCTGATAATTGTTTGCGGTCACGTAACACCAATTCACCAATATCACCTACTCCAATTCCATCCACAAACGTATTTCCGGTAGGAACAGTTCGAGTCTGCCTTGCCTCTCCTTGTGAAATATCTACTACATCCCCATTATTTAAAATAAAAGTATTCCCTTCTTCTACGCCAACAGATTCTGCTAGTCGACGATGATGATGAAGCATTCGATATTCACCATGAATGGGAACAAAATATTTTGGCTTAATCAAAGTCAGCATTAGTTTTAAGTCCTCTTGATACCCATGTCCTGAAACATGCATCCCAGAAGAGCTACCAGAACCGTAAATCACATTTGCACGAAGCTGAAACAAATTGTCAACTATACGTGATACACTTTTTTCATTCCCTGGAATCGGGCCTGCGGCTAAAATGATTGTATCACCCGGTAAAATATCCACCCCTCTAAAGTCTCCAGTGGACAAACGCGACAGGGCTGCCATCGGTTCTCCTTGGCTTCCTGTACAAAGAATAGCAACATCTTCAGGATTCATATCCATAATTTGAACCTGTTCAATAAGCATATCGTCTGGAACATCTAAGTATCCCCGCTCCATAGCAACATCTACTACATTAATCATGCTTCTTCCTAATAAGGCCAATTTTCGGTTCGTTTTTTTTGCAGCCTCAACTACCTGTTGTACACGGTTGATATTAGAAGCAAATGTCGATAAAATAACCTTTCTTTCTGCTTTCATAAAAGCTTCTAATACATGCTCTCCAACCATTTGTTCAGATGGGGTTAACCCCGGACGTTCTGCATTAGTACTTTCAGATAAAAGAAGAAGAACACCTTTTTCTCCAATGCTAGCCATTTTATGAATCTCTGAGCGGTCTTTGTCAGCAGCTGGAGTCAAATCAAACTTAAAGTCCCCTGTATGTACAATATTTCCCTCAGGTGTTTCAAAAACAACGCCAAGACAATCTGGCACACTATGATTCACCTTAAAGAAATGGGTGTGAACACTCCCCAAGGTAAGAATTGTATCCGAATTTATTTCACGAAGTGTAGACTCTCTTAGAATTCGATGTTCTTTTAACTTTAGTTCAATCAAACCTAGAGTGAAGCGTGTGGCATACACAGGGACATTGATTTTTTTTAGAAAAAAAGGAATTCCACCAATATGGTCTTCATGACCATGGGTAACAATTAAAGCTTTGACTCTCTCTTTGTTCTCTTCCAAATAACCCATATCTGGAATAATCAAATCAATCCCTAACAATGTCTCATCAGGAAATTTATTTCCACAATCGATCACAATAATGTCTTCTCCACTTTTAATAACATACATATTTTTTCCGATTTCATATAGCCCACCCAAGGCAAAAACAGATACTCCGTTTTGATTTCTGCTCAAAGTAAAATCCTCCCATCATTTATGCTGTTCTTACTATGTCCGTTTTTAAACCTCTTTATGAACAGTCAAAGTCCATCTGCAATATTCAACATCTTCCCTTGATTTACATCAAGTACAGATACTTTCATTTTTGCAATAATACTTTTAGTAACATAAGGGAGGATTTTTATATGACTTTCATTCTGAAGATATGAAAAAATTAGTAGAAAAAAGCTAGGAGATCAGGTTCCACTAGAACTTTTCCGTCCTCTACGTTTGATAGGAATGTATCAAGGACTTCCTATGCAATGCATGGAAAAAGCACAACTGCTACGATTGGAAGGAAAATAGAAAGCATGTGTAGCACCACTTACTACATCAACCATTTCTTCTGCAGAGTTGTCAGCAAGGACATCCTCTAATTCTGAGATTGTTTTTCCAGTTACCTGATTTTTCAATAGCCATGTAGTTTTCATGAATCGGGACAGTTGATCCTGCATCTTCACCCCATGGCGGTTATAATACAGGGTATGGTTTAAGTTGCTTTCATCTTTTTCCACCATTTTCTCCACAAGAAAACTGTTTACCACATTTTATAACCTCTCAGACTTTATCCACATTTCACCTGTAGGAATAGGTAAAATCGAAAAATCTATAGTAAAAAACTTGATTTTCAGCGAAATTTGTCGTTTGTTTCACCTTGTCTTTTATGGTTTTGTCTGATACAGTTAAGATAACAATTCAGTACTTTCTTATTTTAATCTCTTAAAGTAAGGATAGAGGTGCAAAAACCATAAGTACTTGCATGGAGGGGAATGAGCCCCAAAGATGTGCAGGGAAAGGGGGATTTGCCGAAGTAGAAGGAGACTCATACTCCTGAAACTGGTTCTGTCATTGAACAAATGCAGGACTGTCATATAGGAAACTATATGGAGGGCTATCTATTAAATTAGAACTGTTTAAGCAACAGCGAGCCCTCACTCGTTGTTGCTTTTTTTGGTCCTCCACACCAAATATAAAAAAGGGTGTGATGAAAATGGATTTTGGAAATGTATTGACCGCGATGGTAACTCCTTTTGACAGCAACGGCGAAGTAGATTGGAAAGCCACTAGAGGACTTATACACTATTTATTATCGAATGGAACGGATGGATTAGTCATTGCTGGTACCACAGGGGAATCACCTACTCTGTCACATGATGAAAAGCTACAGCTCTTCCAATTTGTTGTTTCCGAGGTGAATGGTAGAGTTCCAGTAATTGCAGGAACAGGGTCCAATAACACAAGGGAATCGGTCATTTTGACAAAAGAGGCAGAGCAAATAGGGGTAGATGCTGTTATGCTCGTGACTCCTTATTACAACAAACCATCCCAAGAAGGCCTTTATCAGCACTTTCGTAAAATTGCAGAAAGCACTTCCCTCCCTGTGATGCTATACAATATTCCAGGAAGAAGTGTTGTCAACATGCTTCCCGATACGATTATTCGTCTCTCAGAAATCAAAAATATAGTTTCTGCAAAAGAGGCTAGTGGTGAGTTAGATAATATTGCTCATATCATCAGTAATACACCAGATCAATTCAGCGTATACAGTGGGGAAGATAGCCAGGCACTCCCTACCTTATCTATTGGTGGAGCAGGCATTATCTCTGTTTCTTCTCATGTGATCGGACCGGAAATGCAGGAAATGATTCGTTTATTCAAAAAAGGCGAGGTTAAAAAAGCAGCTGAATATCACCGCTATCTGTTGCCAGTGATGAAAGCCATCTTCTCTGCTCCAAGCCCTACCCCTGTTAAGGAAGCATTAAATCACATTGGAATCCCAGTGGGGAGTGTTCGTTTGCCACTAGTACCATTAACGGAGACAGAACGCTCTTCTCTTTTCAGAGTAGTAGACCAATTAAAATCCCAAGTTCAAGCGGGATAATTAAACCGGGCCAGTAGAAACGGCCCGGTTTTTTAATTCGTTCTTATTTCTTGTCGCATAAAAAGCAAATAAGCTATTCCAAAGCAAATGATTGTAACTGCAATCAAGCCTGTGAGCTGCGGCCAAATAAGAATGAGGCTTTGACTTAATGGTAATGGTCCCGCAATGGCCCCAGATAATTTCTCCATCGTTAAAGGCCCTAAAGTTCTTACAGATGGTGACAATAAGGTAGTCGTTGACTCACTAAAAAGATAATTAGGAGATAATCTCATCAAATTCATCACAAGCCCTTGTTTATTAATCAATTGATCCATGCTTGTGATATTTTGAGGATTGAGTATAGATTTGGATAGCAACTCTATAATCATTTGATAAAACACACTAAAGAAAATCCAAACAGCAATTCCAGATAAGGCAGATGTGGCTGCTTGTTTAAAAACAACTGAAAACAATATTCCGAGATTCAACCAGAATGCAATATAAGCTATACATAAAAGTAGAAACCATCCTATTCGCAAGAACTCCTCTAAGGTTGGAGGAATCCCTAACAATAAAATGCCTAGAGCCATCACTACTAATCCAAGTGCAACAAAAAGAAGAGTGTTTACAAGTAATGCTGCCGTGAATTTTGCATTCAACACATAGTCTCTTGGAATAGGCTGTGCCATTAGCCTATTTAGTGTTCCCTTATTTCTTTCAGAATTAATGGCATCAAAGCCTAGGGCGATTCCTAATAATGGCCCAAGTAATGTCACAAAGGTAATAAAGGGTGGTAACGTTCCATCAGATTGAGTGAATAATTTTAAGAACAAATAGGAATTTTTCGCTATTTCTTGTGCATCTTTTGAAGACCCTACAACATCTTTAATTGTTGAAATTGCAGTGTAAAGGGAACCAACACATGTCAAAGCAATGATGACTAACAAAATTATGATTCTCCAGCTTGTTACATAGTCTGCAAATTCCTTCTGAACTAACGCAAAAAAACTAGACAAGGAATGAGATTCTTTTCCCTCACTTGGTTGTAAGATTTTTCTTAAATAATAACTTACTCTAGACTTAAGATTTCCAGAAATACTAGGCGCTTTCACTATGATCACGTCCTTCAAAATATCGATGATAGATTTCATCTAAACCGTAATCTTTCTTACTGATGGAATGTAAGCTAGCTCCTGATTCAACGATATTTTTACTAATTTCGGCCGCAACATCACTCTGACAATAAATTTCTATATAGTTTGATTGCATCTTAACCCTATTCACCCCACTAATGCTTCTGATCCGTTCAAGTAAGTCGTCCGATAAGGGAGTAACAGTTGCATGTATCACAAAGGTGTCTTCTAAAAATAGTTGTTTGGCTAAATCCTCTACATTTCCTTGAGCTATCAATTTACCTTTAACAAAGATCCCAACACGATCACAAACTTGCTGAACCTGATGTAAATGATGAGAGGATAATAGTATAGTCAAATTTTCTTGTTCGTTTAATTGACGGATTAATTTGAGAAATTCTCTTACTCCTTCAGGGTCAATTCCTAAAGTAGGCTCATCTAATATAATTACTTCTGGTTTTTTAATAAGAACGTCTGCTAATCCAAGACGTTGTTTCATTCCACGAGAGTATTTTCCAGTTTTCTTATGTGCTACTTCCTCCAAACCTACTTTTCTAAGCAACTCTTGTGCCCTTTCCTCAGCAACGCGTCTCGGTATTCCATTTAAATCTGCCGTGAACAGCAAATTTTGCAATCCCGTCATGTGTTGATAAAATCCTAAATCATCCGGTAAATACCCTACACGTCTTTTTACTTGTAAAGGATTTCTTGTAGGATCAATTTTACAGACTCTTATACTACCAGAAGTAATTTCGCTCAAACCTAACATCATCAAAATAGTCGTTGATTTACCTGCTCCATTAGGTCCTAACAGCCCAAAAATTTCCCCCTTTTGAATGGAAAGAGAAAGATGGTTTACAGCATATTGTTCATCATATTTTTTTGTGAGGTCCTTCACCTCTATGATTGGACTATCCACATTTATCTCCTCCCATATTTTTTTACAATATAAATCAATCCACCAAGGACACCAAGGATAATCAATACAGCAACAATGCCCCAAACTGTTGAAGTCTCCACTGATATTCGGAATGAGGCCTCATCTGAGGTTTCAGCTGTATCTACGCTAAAAGAAACAACATAATCCCCTGCAATGGCTTCATCTGGAGCTGTTACTGTTGCCTTTATGGTCTTTTTATCTCCTGCTTCTAGTTCAGCAATTGAACTATTATCAAATTCAGTTTCCCACCCAGGTGGTGTATTAGCACTAATATCAATAGTAGAAAGTTTAGTAGTTCCTGTATTTTCAACCACCAAATCCAATGTGCGATCACCGCCAGCGGTGACGTCGGCACTTAATCTCCCATCAGGAGTACTGATTGAAATATCATATGTCCCTGTAATGACGGCTTCTAGTTCTAGGTTAGCGGAAGTACTTCCAGTAGAAGCTTGGATAGGAATGATATAAGTATCAGCCTTCACTTGATTCGGTGGTGTAACATCAATAGTAACTGTTGTAGATCCATTGGGTTCCACATTCACAGAAGTAACATTGCTTCCATTAGCCTTAAATTGCACTCCCCATCCCTCAGGTGCACCTGAAATTAAGGAATAATTTTGTTCCTCTGCCGTTCGGTTGTTTAAGGTGGCACTATAGGAGAAGGTTGAATCAGCATGTCCCTCCATATTTGGTTGTTCGGATGTAAGTTCTGTCTTATAAGTTCCCTTTTCAGATACAGTTGTTAATAGTGGCAATTCTGTCCTAGTGCCTTCTCTGTTAATTGCCACTAACTCGTAGCGATAGTCTGCTTTCTCCACCTCCAAAGGAACGGTGATTTCCAATAAGATTTCCTGTTTACTGTTAGGCATGACCGATAATTGTCTTAATGGTTTCCCATCAGCAGTAATTTCATGTTCCCATCCCTTTGGCAGCTGATCGACTTCAAAAGTTAAAGACTGAATAGAGTCTCCATCATTCTGGACATCAACAGAATAGTCAATTGTTTCTCCAGGAGTTACAGAAATTCCAGTATAAGGTGTGAACAACGTAATTCCACCTGCTGCAAAAACGTTTCCCCTCCCAACAAATAAAGTAGTTAAAAAAATAATAGAAAAGACGGCAACAAATTTTTTCATGGCTTTTACCTCCTTGTATTTGTTCAAAAATACTACGAATATATTTGAAAAATGGATGTGTTCGAGCTAAAATATTTTTTGAAAAATTCTTATGCTCTTCGGGAGGTTTTTCAAATGGGAGAAAATCAAAAGGAGGGAAAGCTTTTAGACGAGATATCTAATGGCTCCATGGAAGCTTTTCATAATTTCTACGAGATTTATAGTCCGTTTGTTTACCAAATTGCCTTTCACATTTTAGGAGATTCGATCGAGGCAGAGGATGTTTGTCATGACATTTTTCTGGAGGTATTTGATAGAAGCACAGAATACAACTCTACAAGAGGAAGTATTAAGGCCTGGCTTGCTGTAAAAACCAAAAGCCGAGCCATTGATAGGTTACGTAAAAAGAAGCCTCTCCTCCTAAACAAATTGGAGGATTACTTGTTAAAAGATGAAAAATCAGCCGATACTCAAGCGTTAACTATGATTGAAAATGAAATTATTCTAGATGCGTTAAAACACCTATCTAAGGATCAAAGAGATGCTATTTATGCATCTTATTTTGAGGGGAAATCTCAT harbors:
- a CDS encoding ribonuclease J, translated to MSRNQNGVSVFALGGLYEIGKNMYVIKSGEDIIVIDCGNKFPDETLLGIDLIIPDMGYLEENKERVKALIVTHGHEDHIGGIPFFLKKINVPVYATRFTLGLIELKLKEHRILRESTLREINSDTILTLGSVHTHFFKVNHSVPDCLGVVFETPEGNIVHTGDFKFDLTPAADKDRSEIHKMASIGEKGVLLLLSESTNAERPGLTPSEQMVGEHVLEAFMKAERKVILSTFASNINRVQQVVEAAKKTNRKLALLGRSMINVVDVAMERGYLDVPDDMLIEQVQIMDMNPEDVAILCTGSQGEPMAALSRLSTGDFRGVDILPGDTIILAAGPIPGNEKSVSRIVDNLFQLRANVIYGSGSSSGMHVSGHGYQEDLKLMLTLIKPKYFVPIHGEYRMLHHHRRLAESVGVEEGNTFILNNGDVVDISQGEARQTRTVPTGNTFVDGIGVGDIGELVLRDRKQLSEDGMVVVVLTMSRRDKTLINSPDTITRGFVLNRDSEDLMKDMNQLIARTFNDMKKTDRNQWSVIKQSVRKVVGQYLFKELKKKPMILPVIIEV
- a CDS encoding ABC transporter permease, with product MKSIIDILKDVIIVKAPSISGNLKSRVSYYLRKILQPSEGKESHSLSSFFALVQKEFADYVTSWRIIILLVIIALTCVGSLYTAISTIKDVVGSSKDAQEIAKNSYLFLKLFTQSDGTLPPFITFVTLLGPLLGIALGFDAINSERNKGTLNRLMAQPIPRDYVLNAKFTAALLVNTLLFVALGLVVMALGILLLGIPPTLEEFLRIGWFLLLCIAYIAFWLNLGILFSVVFKQAATSALSGIAVWIFFSVFYQMIIELLSKSILNPQNITSMDQLINKQGLVMNLMRLSPNYLFSESTTTLLSPSVRTLGPLTMEKLSGAIAGPLPLSQSLILIWPQLTGLIAVTIICFGIAYLLFMRQEIRTN
- a CDS encoding ABC transporter ATP-binding protein, which codes for MDSPIIEVKDLTKKYDEQYAVNHLSLSIQKGEIFGLLGPNGAGKSTTILMMLGLSEITSGSIRVCKIDPTRNPLQVKRRVGYLPDDLGFYQHMTGLQNLLFTADLNGIPRRVAEERAQELLRKVGLEEVAHKKTGKYSRGMKQRLGLADVLIKKPEVIILDEPTLGIDPEGVREFLKLIRQLNEQENLTILLSSHHLHQVQQVCDRVGIFVKGKLIAQGNVEDLAKQLFLEDTFVIHATVTPLSDDLLERIRSISGVNRVKMQSNYIEIYCQSDVAAEISKNIVESGASLHSISKKDYGLDEIYHRYFEGRDHSESA
- the dapA gene encoding 4-hydroxy-tetrahydrodipicolinate synthase: MDFGNVLTAMVTPFDSNGEVDWKATRGLIHYLLSNGTDGLVIAGTTGESPTLSHDEKLQLFQFVVSEVNGRVPVIAGTGSNNTRESVILTKEAEQIGVDAVMLVTPYYNKPSQEGLYQHFRKIAESTSLPVMLYNIPGRSVVNMLPDTIIRLSEIKNIVSAKEASGELDNIAHIISNTPDQFSVYSGEDSQALPTLSIGGAGIISVSSHVIGPEMQEMIRLFKKGEVKKAAEYHRYLLPVMKAIFSAPSPTPVKEALNHIGIPVGSVRLPLVPLTETERSSLFRVVDQLKSQVQAG
- a CDS encoding NEW3 domain-containing protein; this translates as MKKFVAVFSIIFLTTLFVGRGNVFAAGGITLFTPYTGISVTPGETIDYSVDVQNDGDSIQSLTFEVDQLPKGWEHEITADGKPLRQLSVMPNSKQEILLEITVPLEVEKADYRYELVAINREGTRTELPLLTTVSEKGTYKTELTSEQPNMEGHADSTFSYSATLNNRTAEEQNYSLISGAPEGWGVQFKANGSNVTSVNVEPNGSTTVTIDVTPPNQVKADTYIIPIQASTGSTSANLELEAVITGTYDISISTPDGRLSADVTAGGDRTLDLVVENTGTTKLSTIDISANTPPGWETEFDNSSIAELEAGDKKTIKATVTAPDEAIAGDYVVSFSVDTAETSDEASFRISVETSTVWGIVAVLIILGVLGGLIYIVKKYGRR
- a CDS encoding sigma-70 family RNA polymerase sigma factor, with protein sequence MGENQKEGKLLDEISNGSMEAFHNFYEIYSPFVYQIAFHILGDSIEAEDVCHDIFLEVFDRSTEYNSTRGSIKAWLAVKTKSRAIDRLRKKKPLLLNKLEDYLLKDEKSADTQALTMIENEIILDALKHLSKDQRDAIYASYFEGKSHREIASSMNRSLGTVKSFIRYGLHNLKKQSTLLGWLESSGREEKNGL
- a CDS encoding FMN-binding protein — encoded protein: MVNSFLVEKMVEKDESNLNHTLYYNRHGVKMQDQLSRFMKTTWLLKNQVTGKTISELEDVLADNSAEEMVDVVSGATHAFYFPSNRSSCAFSMHCIGSP